One genomic segment of Paenibacillus durus includes these proteins:
- a CDS encoding cold-shock protein: MNYRKKPVEEIPEENTAVWSCTNDDCNGWMRDNFTFDVAPTCPLCNAPMEQSMRMLPQLLNSNSNPKALKKGISIS, from the coding sequence ATGAACTACCGGAAGAAGCCAGTGGAAGAAATACCGGAAGAGAATACCGCCGTATGGTCCTGCACGAACGATGATTGCAACGGATGGATGAGAGATAATTTTACGTTTGATGTTGCGCCGACCTGTCCTTTATGCAACGCGCCGATGGAGCAGAGTATGAGGATGCTTCCCCAACTGCTTAACTCAAACAGCAACCCTAAAGCGTTGAAGAAGGGTATTTCCATTTCTTAA
- a CDS encoding cytochrome ubiquinol oxidase subunit I: MDTVMLSRMQFASTTIFHFFFVPVTIGLSFIIAIMETMYVRSGNEEYKRMAKFWGKLFLVNFAIGVVTGILQEFQFGMNWSDYSRFVGDVFGAPLAVEALLAFFLESTFIGIWIFGWEKVSKKIHLLSIWFVAIGTTLSAFWILAANSFMQHPVGYTINNGRAEMNDFLALITNGQVLVEFPHTVLGAFATGAFLIIGISAIKLLRKQDVSFFQKSFKIAAIVGIISSIGVAFAGHWQAQYLVKTQPMKMAASEGLWGKSGDPAPWTVIANIDPVNKTSTHELKVPYALSFLSYSKFSGEVKGMNELNDEYVQKYGPGNYIPPVRTTFWSFRIMIAAGMAMIFITLWAVYLMWRKKFDQPNTKFMRICLSGLLLPPIANTAGWLMTEFGRQPWTVFGLMTTERSISPNITPGQVLFSLITFNGIYAALFIVLIYLFVKVIKKGPYAIEEDSHSTDPYDKKEGNHALT; this comes from the coding sequence ATGGACACAGTTATGCTGTCGCGCATGCAGTTTGCGTCGACAACGATTTTTCACTTTTTCTTTGTGCCGGTAACGATTGGATTATCATTCATCATCGCGATTATGGAGACCATGTACGTCCGCAGCGGCAACGAAGAATACAAGCGAATGGCAAAATTTTGGGGCAAGCTCTTTCTCGTTAACTTTGCGATCGGGGTGGTTACCGGGATTTTGCAGGAATTCCAGTTCGGCATGAACTGGTCGGATTACTCGCGCTTTGTCGGGGACGTATTCGGGGCGCCGCTTGCTGTTGAAGCGCTGCTCGCATTTTTCCTTGAATCAACGTTTATTGGAATTTGGATTTTTGGCTGGGAGAAGGTTTCCAAGAAGATCCATCTGCTGTCTATCTGGTTTGTGGCGATTGGCACCACGCTGTCGGCTTTCTGGATTCTGGCGGCGAACTCATTTATGCAGCACCCTGTCGGATATACGATCAACAATGGCCGTGCGGAGATGAATGATTTCCTTGCGCTGATCACCAACGGTCAGGTTCTGGTTGAGTTTCCGCATACCGTACTGGGCGCTTTTGCAACCGGAGCTTTCCTGATTATCGGCATCAGTGCAATCAAGCTGCTGAGAAAGCAAGATGTTTCGTTCTTTCAAAAATCTTTCAAAATTGCGGCGATTGTCGGCATTATCAGTTCGATCGGCGTTGCCTTCGCCGGCCACTGGCAGGCGCAATATCTGGTTAAGACCCAGCCGATGAAGATGGCCGCCTCTGAAGGATTGTGGGGCAAGAGCGGCGATCCGGCGCCTTGGACGGTAATTGCTAATATTGATCCTGTGAACAAGACAAGCACTCATGAACTGAAGGTTCCGTATGCGCTCAGCTTCCTCTCCTACAGCAAGTTCTCCGGCGAGGTTAAAGGGATGAATGAGCTGAATGACGAGTATGTACAAAAGTACGGTCCGGGCAATTACATACCGCCTGTGCGGACGACCTTCTGGAGCTTCCGGATTATGATCGCGGCGGGCATGGCTATGATTTTCATTACATTGTGGGCTGTGTATTTGATGTGGCGTAAAAAGTTCGATCAGCCGAACACCAAGTTTATGCGCATCTGCTTGTCGGGACTTCTGCTGCCGCCGATCGCCAATACGGCGGGTTGGCTTATGACGGAATTCGGGCGCCAGCCGTGGACGGTATTCGGTCTGATGACAACGGAAAGAAGTATTTCGCCTAACATTACGCCGGGCCAGGTATTGTTCTCGCTAATCACCTTCAACGGTATATATGCGGCTCTCTTTATTGTGCTGATCTATCTGTTCGTCAAAGTTATCAAAAAAGGCCCGTACGCTATCGAAGAAGACTCGCATTCGACGGACCCTTATGACAAGAAGGAGGGAAACCATGCTCTCACTTAA
- a CDS encoding cold-shock protein, whose protein sequence is MQTGTVKWFNAEKGFGFIEVEGGSDVFVHFSAIVGDGFKTLDEGQRVEFNVVQGNRGPQAENVVKL, encoded by the coding sequence ATGCAAACAGGTACAGTTAAATGGTTTAACGCAGAAAAAGGCTTTGGCTTCATCGAAGTTGAAGGCGGAAGCGACGTATTCGTACATTTCAGCGCAATCGTCGGCGACGGCTTCAAAACGTTGGACGAAGGCCAACGCGTTGAATTCAACGTTGTTCAAGGCAACCGTGGACCACAAGCCGAAAACGTTGTAAAACTGTAA